In Quercus robur chromosome 11, dhQueRobu3.1, whole genome shotgun sequence, the following proteins share a genomic window:
- the LOC126704612 gene encoding peptidyl-prolyl cis-trans isomerase isoform X1, which produces MASNPKVFFDMTIGGQPAGRIIMELYADVVPRTAENFRALCTGEKGAGRSGKPLHYKGSSFHRVIPGFMCQGGDFTAGNGTGGESIYGAKFADENFTKKHTGPGILSMANAGPGTNGSQFFICTAKTEWLDGKHVVFGQIIEGMDVVKAVEKVGSSSGRTSKPVVVADCGQLS; this is translated from the coding sequence ATGGCTTCCAACCCTAAGGTCTTCTTCGACATGACCATCGGCGGCCAACCTGCCGGCCGTATCATCATGGAGCTCTATGCTGATGTGGTTCCCCGCACGGCCGAGAACTTCCGGGCTCTCTGCACCGGCGAGAAGGGCGCTGGCCGCTCCGGCAAGCCGCTCCACTACAAGGGATCGTCGTTCCACCGCGTGATCCCTGGGTTCATGTGCCAGGGAGGCGACTTCACCGCCGGAAACGGCACCGGAGGCGAGTCGATCTACGGCGCCAAGTTCGCCGACGAGAACTTCACTAAGAAGCACACCGGCCCCGGAATCCTCTCCATGGCCAATGCCGGACCCGGAACCAACGGATCTCAGTTCTTCATCTGCACCGCCAAGACCGAGTGGCTCGACGGAAAGCACGTCGTGTTCGGCCAGATCATCGAGGGCATGGACGTCGTGAAGGCCGTGGAGAAGGTCGGATCGAGCTCCGGAAGGACCTCGAAGCCTGTGGTCGTTGCCGACTGTGGTCAACTCTCTTAG
- the LOC126704612 gene encoding peptidyl-prolyl cis-trans isomerase isoform X2 gives MASNPKVFFDMTIGGQPAGRIIMELYADVVPRTAENFRALCTGEKGAGRSGKPLHYKGSSFHRVIPGFMCQGGDFTAGNGTGGESIYGAKFADENFTKKHTGPGILSMANAGPGTNGSQFFICTAKTEWLDGKHVVFGQIIEGMDVVKAVEKVGSSSGRTLKPVVVADCGQLS, from the exons ATGGCTTCCAACCCTAAGGTCTTCTTCGACATGACCATCGGCGGCCAACCTGCCGGCCGTATCATCATGGAGCTCTATGCTGATGTGGTTCCCCGCACGGCCGAGAACTTCCGGGCTCTCTGCACCGGCGAGAAGGGCGCTGGCCGCTCCGGCAAGCCGCTCCACTACAAGGGATCGTCGTTCCACCGCGTGATCCCTGGGTTCATGTGCCAGGGAGGCGACTTCACCGCCGGAAACGGCACCGGAGGCGAGTCGATCTACGGCGCCAAGTTCGCCGACGAGAACTTCACTAAGAAGCACACCGGCCCCGGAATCCTCTCCATGGCCAATGCCGGACCCGGAACCAACGGATCTCAGTTCTTCATCTGCACCGCCAAGACCGAGTGGCTCGACGGAAAGCACGTCGTGTTCGGCCAGATCATCGAGGGCATGGACGTCGTGAAGGCCGTGGAGAAG GTCGGATCGAGCTCCGGAAGGACCTTGAAGCCTGTGGTCGTCGCTGACTGTGGTCAACTCTCTTAG